A single window of Fischerella sp. PCC 9605 DNA harbors:
- a CDS encoding esterase-like activity of phytase family protein, with protein MLCPYLPKQLAAWLLPQPVVILLLFLHPHCFAAELVGRAVLSADTFAPGPTTGQFKKTNRTVPFVNAQPVQGFSAVIAGPKAGTYLVISDNGFGSKANSPDYVLRIYAVEPDFTTGKVFPVNFQTGERLASFSRQSFLEINDQNRKVNFSIVAEQSFYPGSTIPVSPAIKKNRLLTGGDFDIESFRRATDGSYWLGDEFGPFLLHMGKNGELLDSPIPLPNFLGIGKLNFVKSPDHPEFTNLPNQQARTTAANLGSSKGFEGLALNTSGTKLYALLEGSLNDDSLKQRLLIHEFDLATKQYTGKVFSYKLENQNHAIGELTAINDYEYIVIERDHHQGDPNNPAFKYPAKFKRLYKINIKQVDANGFVDKQLLVDLLKISDINKIGGNSTSKGIFTFPFVTIESVLPVDAKTLLIINDNNYADSMGRSPKQVDNTEFILIRLEKPLNLSQ; from the coding sequence ATGCTTTGTCCCTACCTTCCAAAACAACTGGCTGCTTGGCTCTTGCCGCAGCCTGTTGTCATTTTATTGTTATTTCTCCATCCCCATTGCTTTGCTGCCGAACTAGTAGGACGTGCCGTTTTGAGTGCTGATACCTTTGCCCCTGGCCCAACTACAGGTCAATTCAAAAAAACAAATCGCACTGTTCCTTTTGTTAATGCCCAACCTGTTCAAGGCTTTTCTGCTGTGATTGCAGGACCAAAAGCAGGTACTTACCTAGTCATTTCAGATAATGGTTTTGGCAGCAAAGCCAATTCACCTGACTACGTGCTGCGTATTTATGCAGTCGAGCCTGATTTTACAACAGGTAAAGTTTTTCCAGTTAATTTCCAAACTGGAGAAAGACTTGCAAGCTTTAGTCGGCAAAGCTTCTTAGAAATCAACGATCAAAATCGTAAAGTTAACTTCTCCATCGTCGCGGAACAGTCTTTTTATCCAGGTAGCACTATCCCAGTTAGCCCAGCAATCAAAAAAAATCGCTTGTTGACAGGGGGAGATTTTGATATTGAATCATTCCGACGCGCAACTGACGGTAGCTATTGGTTAGGAGATGAGTTTGGGCCGTTTTTGCTGCACATGGGAAAAAATGGCGAACTCCTGGATTCTCCTATTCCTTTACCCAACTTTTTGGGTATCGGGAAGTTAAATTTTGTGAAGTCCCCCGACCATCCAGAATTTACCAATTTACCCAATCAACAAGCAAGAACTACAGCTGCAAATCTTGGTAGTTCCAAAGGATTTGAAGGCTTGGCACTCAACACTAGTGGTACAAAACTTTATGCGCTTTTAGAAGGATCTTTAAATGATGACTCTCTCAAGCAACGCCTGTTAATTCATGAATTTGATTTAGCTACTAAACAATATACAGGTAAAGTTTTTTCTTACAAGCTCGAAAATCAGAACCATGCAATTGGTGAACTTACAGCTATTAATGATTATGAATACATTGTGATTGAGCGCGATCATCATCAGGGAGATCCAAATAATCCTGCCTTTAAATATCCCGCTAAATTTAAACGCCTATATAAAATTAATATTAAACAGGTCGATGCAAATGGTTTTGTTGATAAACAATTATTAGTAGATTTGCTCAAAATTTCTGACATCAACAAAATTGGTGGTAATAGCACAAGCAAAGGTATATTTACATTTCCCTTTGTGACTATAGAAAGTGTATTACCTGTAGATGCTAAAACGCTGCTTATAATTAACGACAATAATTATGCCGATTCTATGGGGCGTTCTCCCAAGCAGGTTGATAATACTGAATTTATTCTTATCCGCTTGGAAAAACCTCTAAATCTTAGTCAATAG